One window from the genome of Acidobacteriota bacterium encodes:
- a CDS encoding DUF3883 domain-containing protein, protein MGLTQIQFAERLGVTPLTVHRWESGQSRPQRLAQNRLRELEDALAGQSADPTSVAATASLPAVPLDFAGDPNAVSAVVEGVRLSHGHQFNPAFATEISRIDPLPHQRIAVYERMIPQQPLRFLLADDAGAGKTIMTGLYVREMLSRGRIRRVLVVPPAGLVGNWERELRTLFRLPFRIVSSAGASRSAVDRVTAANPFRGPGSDLVIVSLDTLTSERTFDALRQPTVPPYDLVVFDEAHKLSVVRQQHGVRKRRRYELAEALAGCAGPATRYAGLGWSALHLLLLTATPHMGKDTPYHYLWRLLDPRVFATGEAFRRFPTEARDRHFIRRTKEEMVGLDGTPLYRRRTCDTFSYALSPGPDGEQALYDATTAYLRHAYNRALDNRPAVRLAMGVFQRRLASSTLAVLRSFERRISRIEQTIDDLRSGRVTTSELQGRQKRLDREHHEDFFDTHGAEDDARDTGDGERHEDYEDALLGAVVAVTIEELQHELDVLADLGARARRLVASGRESKFEALREVLEDPRHAGEKWLVFTEHRDTADYLVRRLEGFGYSGQVGQIHGGLAWPAREIEVERFRRPDGSRFLVATDAAGEGINLQFCRLMVNYDVPWNPARLEQRMGRIHRYGQRCDVHVFNLVAGSTHEGRVLEVLLDKLDAIRTELRSDKVFDVIGRLFENGSLREHMIEALTDDGERRVVDHVTSRLTVSRVDAVADNEARIYGRPGEVAERLGGLRIDVERERYLQLLPGYVRRFVQKSASLLDLQIDGDLDGVFSLAPGRAGALDALLPALERYPPPARENLCVRRPTTDEPCIWLHPGEPVFDTLMDQILHTYRRDALRGGIFTDPKADAPYLFHLGLASVEQEPDDGGRSNMQPTAGDPTEPGTSRILERRLFGLRHAGDGALNESPVEHLLLLHGAPGVAPGAVSLAGRGIGMRATAAAYAEHDLSTRMVEDRRAALRTELPVRCHRIGAGFDLRAAELAGRRAKLAAGTGRDATDGELDAIKQEQRALSTERREVLARTETAPERIVAGEVHFLAHALVVPARASDELQRYDARVEEIAVRIATAWEQERGGTVRDVSRPAAARLAGLPDWPGFDLLAAQPNGDVRNIEVKGRAGESAIQMELNEWKQACHLEDRYWLYVVFDCATPDPRLVRVRDPFRRLLAKSRESSVYVISPRSLLDAAEPA, encoded by the coding sequence ATGGGGCTGACGCAGATCCAGTTCGCGGAGCGCCTGGGGGTTACGCCGCTCACGGTCCATCGCTGGGAATCAGGCCAGTCCCGACCGCAACGCTTGGCGCAGAACCGCCTCCGCGAGTTGGAAGATGCGTTGGCCGGACAGTCCGCCGACCCGACGTCGGTAGCAGCAACGGCTTCCCTGCCGGCAGTTCCACTCGATTTCGCGGGCGACCCGAACGCCGTATCGGCCGTGGTGGAGGGCGTGCGCCTGTCCCACGGACACCAGTTCAACCCGGCGTTCGCCACGGAGATCTCGCGCATCGACCCGCTGCCCCACCAGCGCATCGCGGTCTACGAGCGGATGATCCCGCAACAACCGTTGCGCTTCCTCCTGGCGGACGACGCCGGGGCCGGCAAGACGATCATGACCGGCCTCTACGTTCGCGAGATGCTGTCCCGCGGCCGGATTCGCCGGGTCCTCGTCGTGCCTCCGGCCGGCCTCGTGGGCAACTGGGAACGCGAGTTGCGGACACTGTTCCGCCTGCCGTTTCGCATCGTCTCCAGCGCGGGCGCGTCCCGATCCGCGGTGGATCGCGTGACGGCGGCCAACCCGTTCCGCGGACCGGGAAGCGACCTCGTGATCGTGTCCCTCGACACCCTTACCAGCGAGCGCACGTTCGACGCGCTCCGGCAGCCCACCGTGCCGCCCTACGACCTCGTCGTGTTCGACGAGGCGCACAAGCTCAGCGTCGTCAGGCAGCAACATGGCGTGCGCAAGCGCCGGCGGTACGAGCTCGCCGAGGCCCTGGCCGGATGCGCCGGTCCCGCGACCCGGTACGCCGGCCTCGGCTGGTCGGCGCTGCACCTGCTGTTGTTGACGGCGACGCCGCACATGGGCAAGGACACGCCGTACCACTACCTGTGGCGGCTGCTCGACCCGCGGGTGTTCGCCACCGGAGAAGCGTTCCGGCGTTTCCCTACGGAGGCGCGCGACCGTCACTTCATCCGCCGGACGAAGGAAGAGATGGTCGGTCTGGACGGAACACCGCTGTACCGGCGGCGCACGTGCGACACGTTCAGCTACGCCTTGAGCCCCGGCCCCGACGGCGAGCAGGCGCTCTACGACGCCACCACCGCCTACCTCCGGCACGCGTACAACCGGGCCCTCGACAACCGCCCGGCGGTACGGCTCGCGATGGGAGTCTTCCAGCGGCGGCTCGCCAGTTCGACGCTGGCTGTCCTGCGCTCGTTCGAACGGCGGATCAGCAGGATCGAGCAGACCATCGACGACCTGCGTTCCGGGAGGGTCACCACTTCGGAGCTGCAGGGCCGGCAGAAACGGCTCGACCGCGAGCACCACGAGGATTTCTTCGACACGCACGGCGCCGAAGACGACGCGCGCGATACCGGCGACGGCGAGCGGCACGAAGACTACGAAGACGCGCTGCTCGGGGCGGTGGTCGCCGTCACGATCGAGGAATTGCAGCATGAACTCGACGTGCTCGCCGACCTCGGCGCGCGGGCGCGCCGGCTGGTCGCTTCCGGCCGGGAGTCGAAGTTCGAAGCGCTGCGCGAGGTCCTGGAAGATCCGCGCCATGCCGGCGAGAAGTGGCTCGTCTTCACCGAGCACCGGGACACGGCAGACTACCTGGTGCGCCGCCTGGAGGGATTCGGGTACTCCGGCCAGGTCGGGCAGATACACGGCGGCCTGGCCTGGCCTGCCCGAGAGATCGAGGTCGAGCGTTTCCGGCGCCCGGACGGCTCCCGCTTCCTCGTGGCGACCGACGCCGCCGGCGAAGGCATCAACCTCCAGTTCTGCCGGCTCATGGTCAACTACGACGTGCCGTGGAATCCGGCGCGCCTCGAACAGCGCATGGGCCGCATCCACCGCTATGGACAGCGGTGCGACGTGCACGTCTTCAACCTCGTCGCCGGCAGCACGCACGAGGGACGCGTGCTCGAGGTGCTGCTCGACAAGCTCGACGCCATCCGCACGGAGCTTCGATCCGACAAGGTGTTCGACGTCATCGGACGGCTGTTCGAGAACGGGTCCCTCCGCGAGCACATGATCGAAGCGCTGACCGACGACGGAGAACGCCGCGTCGTCGACCACGTCACGAGCCGGCTTACCGTAAGCCGCGTCGACGCGGTCGCCGACAACGAGGCGCGCATCTACGGCCGACCAGGGGAGGTGGCCGAGCGTCTCGGTGGATTGCGGATCGACGTGGAGCGCGAACGCTACCTGCAGCTCCTGCCCGGCTACGTCCGGCGCTTCGTCCAGAAGAGCGCCTCGCTGCTCGACTTGCAGATCGACGGTGACCTCGACGGCGTCTTCTCCCTGGCCCCCGGCCGGGCCGGGGCACTCGACGCGCTGTTGCCGGCGCTCGAACGCTACCCACCGCCGGCGCGCGAGAACCTGTGCGTCCGGCGGCCCACGACGGACGAGCCCTGCATCTGGCTCCATCCGGGCGAACCGGTCTTCGACACGCTGATGGATCAGATCCTGCACACTTATAGGCGCGACGCGCTGCGCGGCGGCATCTTCACCGACCCCAAGGCGGACGCCCCCTACCTGTTCCATCTAGGCCTGGCCTCGGTCGAACAGGAACCCGATGACGGCGGACGCTCGAACATGCAACCGACGGCCGGGGACCCGACGGAACCGGGCACGTCCCGGATCCTGGAGCGGCGCCTGTTCGGACTGCGGCACGCGGGCGACGGCGCGTTGAATGAATCTCCCGTGGAGCATCTGCTGCTGCTGCATGGCGCCCCCGGCGTCGCGCCGGGAGCGGTGTCGCTCGCTGGTCGGGGCATCGGCATGCGGGCAACGGCGGCCGCGTACGCCGAGCACGACCTCTCGACACGGATGGTCGAGGACCGCCGGGCCGCGTTGCGCACCGAATTGCCGGTGCGCTGCCACCGGATCGGTGCAGGTTTCGATCTGCGCGCCGCGGAGCTGGCTGGCCGGCGCGCGAAGCTGGCCGCCGGCACCGGACGCGATGCTACGGACGGCGAACTCGACGCGATCAAGCAGGAGCAGCGGGCGCTCTCCACGGAACGACGGGAGGTCCTCGCCCGAACCGAGACCGCACCCGAACGGATCGTGGCTGGCGAAGTTCACTTTCTCGCCCATGCCCTCGTCGTGCCCGCCCGCGCCTCCGACGAGCTGCAACGCTACGATGCTCGTGTGGAGGAGATCGCGGTGCGCATCGCCACCGCGTGGGAGCAGGAGCGGGGCGGCACCGTGCGCGACGTCTCCCGACCCGCTGCCGCCCGTCTCGCCGGCCTGCCCGACTGGCCCGGGTTCGACCTGCTCGCCGCCCAGCCGAACGGCGACGTGCGGAACATCGAAGTCAAGGGGCGGGCCGGCGAATCGGCCATCCAGATGGAGCTCAACGAGTGGAAACAGGCGTGCCATCTGGAGGACCGCTACTGGCTATACGTGGTCTTCGACTGCGCGACACCCGACCCGCGCCTCGTCCGGGTGCGCGATCCGTTCCGCCGACTGCTGGCGAAGAGCCGCGAGTCGTCCGTCTACGTCATTTCCCCAAGGTCGTTGCTCGACGCCGCGGAGCCGGCTTGA
- a CDS encoding AMP-binding protein — MQHPSPPTSAGGSIEQQVLDVVAELVTELRGGVPAAVARGDSLETDLGISSLERVELLIRLERAFGVRLGDAAMSDAETPADLATAVAVADDTLEERRTERSAASGSGVASAANARTVVEALAWHAEHVPERIHIHLREEDGDETPLTYGWLWREAQAVAGGLAEPVLGRGDAVAIMLRTEERFFPTFIGTLMAGCVPVPLYPPFRLDRIEEYVLRQTAILRNAGARILVTFSDVARVAGLLVRQVPSLDAVVSAEDVRGEPRRPVPATAGDPALIQYTSGSTGQPKGVLLSHDNLLANIRALERRFDITSRDVGVSWLPLYHDMGLIGAWLGPLYFGAPLALMSPLAFLARPIRWLQALDAHRGTLSPAPNFAFDLCTIRIADEELDGLDLSAARVLLNGSEPVSPETLHRFIERFAPCGLDPHAVYPVYGLAECSLGLATPALGNPIRIDRVHRSKFQASGRAERAADDDRSALRFVSCGRALPDHELAVFGRDGNPAPDRVQGRVRFRGPSTTRGYYRNAEATRDLVGTDGWLDSGDLGYLADGDLFLTGRAKDLIIKAGRNFQPHEVEALAGSVPGVRTGCVAAFGAADAERGTEQFVVVAETRASDEAARAALSQAVSRKVGLALGVAPDRVVLAPPGSVAKTSSGKIRRGATRDAWLAGSIGRGRAGVAAQWLRLGAAWIRSALGEWASRAAQALFTGYVQAIVLGTTPIGWALLFIVPRGGGADRIVGSWNRLVMRLAGTPLDIVGRERVPVDTPVVFVANHASFIDSPIMMSTLPVPVRFAVKARLATYPLIGLAIRKGNHIPLGKRDQSERVENADTLRAPLDAGTSLFVFPEGTFLAAPRLLPFRLGAFRAAVDAGCPVVPVAIRGTRHIWPAGTWLLRRGRVTVTFGAPLRAAGSDWSEIVRLRDEARTFISEHCGER; from the coding sequence ATGCAGCATCCGTCCCCCCCGACCTCCGCCGGCGGGAGCATCGAGCAACAGGTGCTCGACGTCGTCGCCGAGCTCGTGACCGAGCTGCGGGGCGGCGTGCCCGCCGCCGTGGCGCGCGGCGACTCGCTCGAGACCGACCTCGGCATCAGCAGCCTGGAACGCGTCGAGCTGCTCATCCGCCTCGAACGCGCGTTCGGCGTCCGTCTCGGGGACGCGGCCATGTCGGACGCGGAGACGCCGGCGGACCTCGCCACGGCCGTCGCCGTCGCCGACGACACGTTGGAGGAGCGACGCACCGAGAGATCCGCCGCGAGCGGTTCCGGCGTCGCGTCCGCGGCGAACGCCCGCACGGTCGTCGAAGCGCTGGCCTGGCATGCCGAGCACGTACCCGAACGCATCCACATCCACCTGCGCGAGGAAGACGGAGACGAAACACCCCTCACCTACGGCTGGCTGTGGCGCGAGGCGCAGGCCGTCGCGGGGGGCCTCGCCGAGCCCGTGCTCGGCCGCGGCGACGCGGTCGCCATCATGCTGCGGACCGAGGAGCGGTTCTTCCCGACCTTCATCGGTACGCTGATGGCCGGCTGCGTACCGGTCCCCTTGTATCCGCCCTTCCGCCTCGACCGCATCGAAGAGTACGTCCTCCGTCAGACGGCCATCCTGCGCAACGCGGGCGCGCGCATCCTCGTGACCTTCAGCGACGTGGCGCGCGTAGCCGGGCTGCTCGTGCGGCAGGTGCCGTCACTCGACGCCGTGGTGTCGGCCGAAGACGTGCGGGGCGAGCCGCGCCGCCCCGTCCCGGCAACCGCGGGAGACCCGGCCCTCATCCAGTACACGTCCGGCAGCACCGGGCAGCCGAAGGGCGTCCTGCTCTCGCACGACAACCTGCTCGCCAACATCCGCGCCCTCGAACGCCGGTTCGACATCACCTCGCGCGACGTGGGCGTGAGCTGGCTGCCGCTCTATCACGACATGGGGCTCATCGGCGCCTGGCTCGGGCCGCTCTACTTCGGCGCGCCGCTGGCCCTGATGTCGCCGCTCGCCTTCCTGGCCCGGCCGATACGCTGGTTGCAGGCCCTCGACGCGCACCGCGGCACGCTGTCGCCGGCGCCCAACTTCGCGTTCGACCTCTGCACGATCCGCATCGCGGACGAAGAGCTCGACGGACTCGACCTGAGCGCCGCCCGCGTGCTGCTGAACGGCTCGGAGCCGGTGTCTCCCGAGACGCTTCACCGCTTCATCGAGCGGTTCGCCCCCTGCGGCCTCGATCCCCACGCGGTCTACCCGGTCTACGGACTGGCGGAGTGCTCGCTGGGGCTCGCGACGCCCGCCCTGGGGAACCCGATCAGAATCGACCGCGTGCACCGCTCGAAGTTCCAGGCGTCGGGGCGGGCCGAGCGCGCCGCCGACGACGACCGAAGCGCGTTGCGGTTCGTCTCCTGCGGGCGCGCGCTGCCGGATCACGAGCTGGCGGTGTTCGGTCGCGACGGAAACCCGGCGCCCGATCGCGTCCAGGGACGGGTCCGCTTCCGCGGTCCCTCCACGACGCGCGGCTACTACCGCAACGCGGAGGCCACGCGGGACCTCGTCGGCACCGACGGCTGGCTCGACAGCGGCGACCTCGGCTACCTGGCGGACGGCGATCTCTTCCTCACCGGCCGCGCCAAGGACCTGATCATCAAGGCGGGCCGCAACTTCCAGCCCCACGAGGTCGAGGCGCTCGCGGGCAGCGTTCCGGGCGTTCGCACCGGCTGCGTGGCGGCGTTCGGCGCGGCCGACGCCGAGCGCGGCACGGAGCAGTTCGTCGTCGTGGCGGAGACGCGCGCGTCCGACGAGGCCGCGCGCGCCGCCCTGTCGCAAGCCGTGAGCCGGAAGGTCGGCCTGGCGCTGGGCGTCGCGCCGGACCGCGTGGTGCTGGCGCCGCCGGGGTCGGTGGCCAAGACCTCCAGCGGCAAGATCCGGCGCGGTGCGACCCGCGATGCGTGGCTCGCCGGCAGCATCGGCCGCGGGCGGGCCGGCGTGGCGGCACAGTGGCTGCGGCTCGGCGCGGCATGGATCCGATCCGCGCTTGGCGAGTGGGCGTCGCGCGCCGCGCAGGCGCTCTTCACCGGCTACGTGCAGGCCATCGTGCTCGGCACCACCCCCATCGGCTGGGCCCTGCTGTTCATCGTTCCGCGCGGCGGCGGGGCGGACCGGATCGTCGGGAGTTGGAACCGCCTGGTGATGCGGCTCGCCGGCACGCCACTCGATATCGTCGGCCGCGAGCGCGTGCCGGTCGATACGCCCGTGGTCTTCGTCGCCAACCACGCCAGCTTCATCGACTCGCCGATAATGATGAGCACGCTGCCGGTCCCGGTCCGCTTCGCCGTCAAGGCCCGTCTGGCGACCTACCCGCTCATCGGCCTGGCCATCCGCAAGGGAAACCACATCCCGCTCGGCAAGCGCGACCAGTCCGAGCGCGTGGAGAACGCCGACACCCTCCGCGCCCCGCTCGACGCCGGCACCTCGCTGTTCGTCTTCCCGGAGGGGACCTTCCTGGCCGCGCCCCGGCTGCTTCCGTTCCGGCTCGGCGCCTTCCGGGCCGCGGTCGACGCCGGCTGCCCGGTGGTCCCGGTGGCGATCCGGGGCACGCGGCACATCTGGCCCGCCGGGACGTGGCTTCTGCGCCGGGGCCGCGTGACGGTGACCTTCGGCGCGCCTCTGCGGGCGGCGGGGTCCGACTGGTCGGAGATCGTGCGCCTGCGCGACGAGGCGCGGACGTTCATTTCGGAACACTGCGGCGAGCGATGA